The following nucleotide sequence is from Pseudarthrobacter psychrotolerans.
GAACAGCGGCAGGATGTCCGCGCCGCCGTCGCCGAATTTAGTGAAGAACCCGTGACGGACTCTGCTCCGTGATCCGTGCCGATCACCAGATAGTTGTGCTCGCCGGCCAGCGCGTACTGGGCGATCATCCGCGTGCGGGCCTTGGTGTTTCCCTTGTGGAAATCGGAGATGCCGTTGCCGACCGTCTTCTCGAACTCTTCCTCGAAGCCATCCACGGCTGCGGAGATGTTGAAGGTCCATTCCGTCTTGGCCTGGATGAAGTCCAGGGCGGCCTGGGCGTCTTCTTCGTCGTGCTGGACGCCGTACGGCAGACGGACTGCGACGAAGTTGGCCTCCACGCCTTCAGCGTCAAGCTCCTCCACCGCCAGCTGGGCCAGCCTGCCGGCGAGGGAGGAATCCAGCCCGCCCGAGATGCCCAGGACAAAGCCCTTCGTGTGGGTTGCCCGGAGGTAATCCTTCAGGAAATCCACCCGCTTACGCACCTCCCCGACGGGGTCGATCCGGGGCTGCACGCCCATTTCTTCGATGATGGTGGCCTGAAGTTCGCGCATGTGATCCAGCCTAGTCAGCGCTGTCAACAACGCTCAACTGTGTCCACCCGAACCACGAACGTTTCAGCGCGAACGGACACTTGAGCACCCCAGCGCGAACGGACACTTGGGGCCTACAGGCGCAAACGGACACTTGGGCACTGAGCTACCGCGTTCCCGGTGCCGCTCCGGTTGAACCGCGCACCGTGAGATGCGTCGGCATCAGGGAGCGACTGCGGCTACCACCGCCCGCCAGCGGGTTGAGCTGGGCCAAGAGCATGGACACGGCCACGCGGCCGGCCTGTTCGATCGGGGAAGCCATGGTGGTCAGCGGGGGATTGCAGAAGTCCGCGCCGAAGATGTCGTCGCAGCCCACCACGCTCATGTCCTCCGGGACCCGGATGCCGCGTTCGCGCAGCCGCTGCAGCATGCCGATGGCGATGAGGTCGTTAAAGGCAATGCAAGCGGTGACGCCGGAGTGCACGGCCGCGTCTGCTGCGGCGGCACCTGACTGTGTCTTAGGGGCGAACGGGCCGAGCCTGCGCACCTCCACGCCGCGGTCCTCGGCGGCGGCCGCCAGGGCTATCCAGCGAAGAGTGCTGGATTGGGACGTGAGGGGGCCGGCCATGTAGGCGATGCGGGTGTGGCCGAGCGAGATCAGGTGGTCCAAGGCCTGGCTGGTGGCGGACGGTGTGTCAATGACGACGGCGGGAATGCCGGCTACGTCGCGGTTGATGGTCACCATGGGAATCCTGGCGGCCGCGGCCAGCAGCGCCTCATCGCTGAGCCTGGACGCGGCGACGATGATTCCGTCGGCGCTCTTGCGCAGCTGCTCCATGGTGGAGGCCTCCACTTCGTCGGACTCTTCGGTGTCCACGAGCAGCTGGGTGTAGCCGGCCGCCTTGAGCTGCAGCTGGGTGCCCCGGATGAGGTCAAAATAGAAGGGGTTGGTGATGTCCGGCACCAGGACGCCGACGGCGCCGGTGCGGCCGGAGCTCAGGGCCTTCGCCTGGCTGTTCGGCGTGTAGTTCAACTCGGCCGCAGCCGCTTCGATGCGCGCACGGGTGCGGATGTTGACGCGGTCCGGAGTGGAAAGGGCGCGGGACACGGTAGATGCGGCCACGCCGCAGATGGCGGCGATGTCGTGGATGGTGGCAGGGCGGTCTGTTCCGGCTGCTTGCATCGCCATGGCGCGCTCCTCACTGAACGGGATGACAGGGGGCTTGTGACGGTTGCCACAGCCCTGTAGCTCCTAGATTGCCACAGGATGCAATCATTTGGCAATCGGTTGTCATTGACAGTTGACGTGTCTAGACTTAGGGCAGCACTTTTTGTGAACTGAGTCACCCGCGCGCCGGAGCGGCACCAAGGCTGTCCCGTCGCGGGCATACCTAAGGAGATTCCCGTGACCGCAACACCAACCGAAGCAACAAACACCGTCTGGCAGCTCTCAGGATTCGGCGATGAAGTGGATCCGGACCCCGCCGTTCAGGCCGCTGTCCTGCTTGCACTGGGCGCGAGCTACATCGAAGTACGCAGCGCCTGGGGTGTCAACGTCTCCGAGCTGACGCCGGAGCAGGTTACCGAGCTGAAGGAAATCCTGGACGCCAAGGGCCTGAAGGTCTCCGCCGTGGCCAGCCCCATCGGCAAGGTGGACATCAGCTTGCCTGTGGAGCACGAAGTGGAACGCCTCCGCCAGATCATCTCCGTAGCCAAGGGACTGGATACAAAGTACATCCGGGTATTTTCCTTCTACCGGAGTGAAACCCAGACGCCGGAAGAAATCCGCGACGACGTCATCACGCGCATGCGGGCACTGGCCGCTGAAGCCGCAAGCGCCGGCGTCGTACTCCTGCACGAGAACGAAAAGGACATTTACGGCGATACGCCGCAGCGCGTCCTGGACATCATGGAGTCCGTCGACTCGCCCGCACTGCGCATCGCCTGGGACAACGCCAACTTCGTCCAGGTTGGCGTCCGGCCGTACACCGATGGATACGCCATGCTCCGCCCCTACCTCGAATACCTCCAGGTCAAGGACGCCATCATGGCCACGGGCGAGGTTGTTCCTTCCGGCCATGGCGACGGCGAACTCGACGCCACCATTGCCGCCCTGAAGGCGGACGGGTACGCAGGTTTCGCCTCCCTGGAACCGCACCTCGCCAGCCACCATGAACTGGGTGGCTTCTCCGGGCCGGTTGCCTTCGGCAGCGCCGCCCGCGCATTCGCGGTCCTTGCCGCCAAGAACGGAATCGAACTTTCGTGACGGGCCTCAAGGCCGCAGTTATCGGCTGCGGTGACGTGTCAGCAGTGCACTTCGAAGCCATCGCAAAGCTCGACGGCGCGCGGCTGGCCGGTGTCTGTGACTCTGATCCCGGCCGCCTTGCGGCGTCTGTGGCGGCCTATGGCGTCCCGGGGTTCCCGGATCACCTCAGCCTGATCGAGGCCATCGGACCGGATGTTGTGCACGTTACGACGCCGCACAACATGCACGCCTCGATTGCGGCGGACTGCCTTGAGCGTGGCGTGAATGTGATTGTTGAAAAGCCGCTCGCGCATTCGCTCGAGGAAGGCCGCCGGCTGGTGGAGGCTGCCAAAGCGTCCACTGCCAAGATTGCCGTCTGTTTCCAGAACCGCTACAACGCCACTGCACAGGCCATGCATTCCCTGCTGTCCTCCGGTGAGCTCGGCGCGGTAGTAGGGGCTTCGGCGACCGTGCTGTGGCAACGGGAGGCGGACTATTACCGCAGCCGGCCGTGGCGCGGAACCTGGGAGGGCGGCGGCGGCGGGCTCATGATGAACCAGGCCATCCACACTGTTGACCTGCTGCAGTGGCTGGTGGGCGACGTCGTTTCGTTGTCCGGCAACGCGGCCACCAGGTTCCTGGGCGAAACCATCGAGGTGGAGGATACGGCGGAGTTTGTTGCCCAGCACGCCAACGGTGCGCGCAGCGCCTTCTACGCAACGCTGGCCAATGCCGCGAACGCGCCGGTCACCCTGGATATTGTCACGGAAAAAGCGACTCTCAGTCTTCGTGGGGACTTGACGGTCACTTATGCGGACGGCCGCGTGGACGTGGTCCCCGAGCGTGTGGTGGAGTCCGGTGGGCGCGCCTACTGGGGGGTCTCGCATGAGCTGCTCATTGCTGATTTCTATGCCCGCCTCGGCGACTCGGGTCCGTTCTGGATCAACCCTGAAGAGGCCGAGAAATCTCTGAAAATCGTCAAGGAGATTTACCGCCAGAGCTACCCGGACGCGACGGAGAAAGTCTCCTGAGCTGCTCACGGCAACCGGTTGAAGCCGGTTAGAACGTTTCATTCACGGCGATTTTCGCCTAGATTGCAACAATATTGACAATCGGTTGCCAAAGTTGGCAATCATGCGTATTCTGAATCTCGAAGGCCGGTGTGGCCCACGCCACACCGGCCCAATCGCAACTCTCACGTTCCACAGATTCAGGAGCCAACAATGAAGTTAGGTCCCAAGGCGGCAGCAGCCGCCCTCATCGTCAGCGCAGCACTGGCGCTGACTGCGTGCGGCGGCGGCGCCCCGGGCGGTACCGCTGCGGGAGCAGCCAAGACAACCACCCTGACGTTGGGCGCCGTCCAGGAAATCCGCTCCTGGGATCCGGCCCAGGCCCACGTGGGCCACTTCCTGCAGCCCTACCAGGCCGCCTACGATTCCCTGCTTCTCCGGGAACCGGATGGCAAGCTCAGCCCGATGCTGGCCACGGCCTGGAAGTACAACGACACCCACACCAAGCTCACCGTGGACCTGCGCACAGACGTGACGTTCAGCGACGGCGCTAAGTTTGATGCCGCCGCAGCCAAGGCAAACCTGGATCACTTCAAAACCGCCAATGGTCCGCAGATGGCACAGCTCACCGCCGTCTCGGAGGTCAAGGTGGTTGATGCTGACACTATCGAGCTGGACCTGACCGCCGCTGACCCTTCCCTGGAGTTCTACCTCAGCCAGGCCGCCGGCCTGATGGGCAGCCCCAAGGCGCTGGGCACCGAGGGTATCAAGACCGAACCTGTGGGCAGCGGCCCGTACGTGATGGACAAGGCAGCAACGGTCAAGGACTCACAGTCCGTGTTCACAGCCCGCAAGGACTACTGGAACAAGGACAACCAGAAGTTCGAGAAGATCACCTTCAAGATCCTGCTTGACTTGACCGCCCGCACCAACGCACTGGTTTCGGGACAGGTTGACGCCACGCTGCTGGATCCCAAGACCGGCAAGCAGGCAGAGGGATCCAAGATGATCCTCGCCGCGAACGAGGTGGACTGGCAGGGCCTGACGCTGTTCGACCGCGATGGCGCCAAGAACCCGGCACTGGCCAATGTCAAGGTCCGCCAGGCCATCAACTACGCGTTTGACCGCAAGACGATCCTCGACCAGGTCCTGCTGGGCCAGGGCACGCCCACGTCCCAGCCCTTCGGCAAGGCCAGCGGCGCCTGGGTTGAAGACCTTGAGAACAAGTACCCCTACGACCCAGCCAAGGCGAAAGCACTGCTGAAGGAAGCAGGCTTCGAAACCGGCGTCGTCCTCGAGCTCCCGTCCGTTCCCGGGTTTGAAACCCAGCTGGCAGTAGTCAAGCAGCAGCTCTCTGACGTCGGCATCACCGTGAACATTGGTGCCGCGATCACCAACACCTACACCACGGACATCGCCGGGCAGAAGTTCACCAGCATGTACTTCTCGCTCTTCCAGGGTGAGCCGTGGGTTGCCATCAACCAGATCGTCTCCACGAAGGCCCTGTACAACCCGTTCAAGAACACCAGCCCCGAGCTGCAGGCCAAGATCGATGCCGTGCAGAACGGTGGAAAGGATGCTGCAAAGCTGGCC
It contains:
- a CDS encoding ABC transporter substrate-binding protein; its protein translation is MKLGPKAAAAALIVSAALALTACGGGAPGGTAAGAAKTTTLTLGAVQEIRSWDPAQAHVGHFLQPYQAAYDSLLLREPDGKLSPMLATAWKYNDTHTKLTVDLRTDVTFSDGAKFDAAAAKANLDHFKTANGPQMAQLTAVSEVKVVDADTIELDLTAADPSLEFYLSQAAGLMGSPKALGTEGIKTEPVGSGPYVMDKAATVKDSQSVFTARKDYWNKDNQKFEKITFKILLDLTARTNALVSGQVDATLLDPKTGKQAEGSKMILAANEVDWQGLTLFDRDGAKNPALANVKVRQAINYAFDRKTILDQVLLGQGTPTSQPFGKASGAWVEDLENKYPYDPAKAKALLKEAGFETGVVLELPSVPGFETQLAVVKQQLSDVGITVNIGAAITNTYTTDIAGQKFTSMYFSLFQGEPWVAINQIVSTKALYNPFKNTSPELQAKIDAVQNGGKDAAKLAQDVNRYVVDQAWFAPLFRVNQMYYHNSKINVTPQIQQAVPSIYNYSPAK
- a CDS encoding Gfo/Idh/MocA family oxidoreductase produces the protein MTGLKAAVIGCGDVSAVHFEAIAKLDGARLAGVCDSDPGRLAASVAAYGVPGFPDHLSLIEAIGPDVVHVTTPHNMHASIAADCLERGVNVIVEKPLAHSLEEGRRLVEAAKASTAKIAVCFQNRYNATAQAMHSLLSSGELGAVVGASATVLWQREADYYRSRPWRGTWEGGGGGLMMNQAIHTVDLLQWLVGDVVSLSGNAATRFLGETIEVEDTAEFVAQHANGARSAFYATLANAANAPVTLDIVTEKATLSLRGDLTVTYADGRVDVVPERVVESGGRAYWGVSHELLIADFYARLGDSGPFWINPEEAEKSLKIVKEIYRQSYPDATEKVS
- a CDS encoding sugar phosphate isomerase/epimerase family protein, producing the protein MTATPTEATNTVWQLSGFGDEVDPDPAVQAAVLLALGASYIEVRSAWGVNVSELTPEQVTELKEILDAKGLKVSAVASPIGKVDISLPVEHEVERLRQIISVAKGLDTKYIRVFSFYRSETQTPEEIRDDVITRMRALAAEAASAGVVLLHENEKDIYGDTPQRVLDIMESVDSPALRIAWDNANFVQVGVRPYTDGYAMLRPYLEYLQVKDAIMATGEVVPSGHGDGELDATIAALKADGYAGFASLEPHLASHHELGGFSGPVAFGSAARAFAVLAAKNGIELS
- a CDS encoding LacI family DNA-binding transcriptional regulator; the encoded protein is MQAAGTDRPATIHDIAAICGVAASTVSRALSTPDRVNIRTRARIEAAAAELNYTPNSQAKALSSGRTGAVGVLVPDITNPFYFDLIRGTQLQLKAAGYTQLLVDTEESDEVEASTMEQLRKSADGIIVAASRLSDEALLAAAARIPMVTINRDVAGIPAVVIDTPSATSQALDHLISLGHTRIAYMAGPLTSQSSTLRWIALAAAAEDRGVEVRRLGPFAPKTQSGAAAADAAVHSGVTACIAFNDLIAIGMLQRLRERGIRVPEDMSVVGCDDIFGADFCNPPLTTMASPIEQAGRVAVSMLLAQLNPLAGGGSRSRSLMPTHLTVRGSTGAAPGTR